ACCTGCCCTGTCTCGCCCTGGACGGCTCCACGGCGTTTCCGTCGGCGGCGGACTGGAGACCTCCCGTGTGCGGTCCGGACACGGTCGCGGTACTCCAGTACACCTCGGGGTCGACGCGGGAGCCGCGCGGTGCCCGGCTCACCCACGCCAATCTGCTGGCCAACCAGGAGGAGCTGGTGGCGCTGCTGGGCACCGGACCGGACGCGTGTGTCGGCGGCTGGCTGCCCTTCCACCACGACATGGGGCTGTCCGGACAGCTGCTGCATCCGCTGTGGCTGGGCACCACCGGCGTGCTGATGTCCACCTCCGACTTCACCCGCCGCCCGGGCCGGTGGCTCCAGGCGGTGAGCGAGTGCGGGGTGACCGTCAGCGGCGGCCCGGACATCGCCTACGAGCTGTGCACACGCAAGGTCACCGAGGAGGAGTTCGCCGAGCTGGACCTGTCGGGCTGGCAGGTCGCGGTGAACGGCTCGGAGCCGGTGCGGGCGGAGACGATGGACGCCTTCGTCGAGCGGTTCTCACCGGTCGGTTTCAGGCCGAGCGCTTTCGTGCCGGCGTACGGACTGGCCGAGAGCACGCTGCTGACGGCCGGGCGGCGGACGGTCACGGGCGGGCCGCCGCGGCCCTTCCACGCGGACATCGCGGAACTGGAGCTCGGGCGCCTCGTGCCGGCCGCGCCCGGCCGGCCGTCCCGCGCCCTCATCGGCTGCGGCACTCCGGTGGCGCGCCACAGCGATCTGCGCATCGTGGATCCGGACACCGGACGGGTACTGCCCGAGGACGGGGTCGGCGAGATCTGGACCCGCGGCAGGAGTGTGGCCGACGGCTACTGGAAGCGCCCACTGGAGACGCGGGAGACGTTCGACGGGACCACCGAAGACGGCGAGTCCGGTTTCCTGCGGACCGGCGACCTCGGGGCGCTGCACGGTGGCGAGCTGTTCGTCACCGGCCGGATCAAGGACATGATGGTGCTGACCGGGCGGAACGTGCACCCCCAGGACGTCGAACACCGCGTGCAACAGCTCAGTGACCTCTTCGGTGCCACGGCCGTGTTCACCGCGGCACCCGACCACGACACGCTGGTCGTGGTGCAGGACGTGCGCGTGGGACGCCGCTACGACCTGGATCTGGCCGCGCTGGAACGGGCGGTACGCGCCTGCGTGGCGCGGGACTTCGAGGTGTCCGCCGTGAAGGTGGTACTCGTCAGGCCGGGCACG
This genomic interval from Streptomyces sp. B21-083 contains the following:
- a CDS encoding fatty acyl-AMP ligase, translating into METARILPDLLIRRAEERPDAVAYSLLDWSAQAGGGRERMRIRRLSYRELDQAARRLAAWLLDQGLNGERVLVLQQRPELFIVSLFGCLYAGAIPTPCPVAEGRRSADERVLSIVQDAQVSLLLTDRERAVDVSRLVSAVGRGNLPCLALDGSTAFPSAADWRPPVCGPDTVAVLQYTSGSTREPRGARLTHANLLANQEELVALLGTGPDACVGGWLPFHHDMGLSGQLLHPLWLGTTGVLMSTSDFTRRPGRWLQAVSECGVTVSGGPDIAYELCTRKVTEEEFAELDLSGWQVAVNGSEPVRAETMDAFVERFSPVGFRPSAFVPAYGLAESTLLTAGRRTVTGGPPRPFHADIAELELGRLVPAAPGRPSRALIGCGTPVARHSDLRIVDPDTGRVLPEDGVGEIWTRGRSVADGYWKRPLETRETFDGTTEDGESGFLRTGDLGALHGGELFVTGRIKDMMVLTGRNVHPQDVEHRVQQLSDLFGATAVFTAAPDHDTLVVVQDVRVGRRYDLDLAALERAVRACVARDFEVSAVKVVLVRPGTVRRTASGKVQRLAMRRLYGSGRLLPLTVPG